CAAAGTTTCAGCAGAATTTTGAATTATCACTTTAAAAGATTCCACACATTAAAGGCTAGATTTTCTTCtatattttcaaaaacattttatgtaaaaaaaaaaaacaatggacgTATGATGCCTGCCCTGATGCTGCATACTATATGCTCTAAAAGCAGTAATTTAACTAGGCAATttctaaaataacaaaattaaaaatataatagcaTTAAACTGTTCGAGATCAATTAACTTAAAGATTTAATTATAATTGAACAACTGTTGCTAAAAGTCATTATCATCTTTTGTCATCTCTTTGCCTCATACCTTAAATGTCATCCATTCTTAAGCTTATTTTTATAAAAACGCAATGATAAAAACTGTTCCAAATTGATTAAAATTCTACCTTAGTGTGTTGCAAAATTAATAAGTCAAGtattgttgtttttctttgtgttttcttTAGTTTGAAAAGGTAAATTATGCACGCAGAActccgattttttttttataaagcagCACTGTAGAAAATGTGTGTACACCTATTTGATGGCAAACGTACTAAATACTACGTTAacaaaattatttactgtaaatgttttcATTCATAATAACTAGAATGtcgaaatgaaattatttttgtAGGCTACATTATTTCCTGATTAGccaatatttttatccatgtaCATCTGTTTACATCAACTATGTATAAAAGATAGCACATGCATCCGTTTACCTTCGATACAACAGATCTTCCATAGTCCAGAATGCGTCAGATCTCCCCGAGTCTTCTTTGGCAGCAGCTGGTTTTGGGTTTCATCTGTTGAGTTGCTGGTTGTGTTGCAGATGTGTGCTCTAGAGTAGAGCCAGTAGTCGGTTCCGATCGCTACACTCATCAGGCTGATCGCCGCGAGCGCGCCCAGGCTCGTCAAAACTGTCTGAACTCTGCGATCACACCAAGCCATGACACTGAAGTCTAGACTGAACTGAGCGTATCAACAAAGCTTCACAGCACATTTCACAAATCTTTGCTGCCTGTTCACATTCAACCGCGCGTAAGGAGCACACAAGTCGCACTTATTTTTGGACGGATACTGGAGTGTTCTGGTGTTTCAGCTCAGATTTCATCAAATCAATGAAGGAAAAGGAAACAAGGAAACAAGTTAAAGGAACAAGATTTTTGAcaagtaataaatatattacactTTAACTTGTACCACATAATCACAGCTTGTAAGTTAAGGCAAAACAAAGAGTTCAGGTGTTACACCTCACTACAGGTGAAAGTGTAACTAGGGATAACTATAACAGGTATGTAATTGTTGAAAACCCAATGTTTTATGCTATTAATgaacttatttaaattgaacaatttttttctctttctccttttctacattttatcgtAATGCAAAATAACAATATGTAAAGCATCTCGTAACATCTTGTAAAACGTTTAAATGaccctttcctgtcattcagtcCTGCAACACATTCCCAAAAAGGTTGTGACAGGAGCAGCTTAGGGCtaataatcaggtaaattggttaaataatgatgggatttgaaacaggtgatgtcagcaggggattttaattataatttggtacaaaagcagcttCCAAGAAAGGACTAGTCTTTTAtgagacatttggatatttcactttcAACAGCGCATAACATAATTAatagattcaaggaatctggagaaatTTCAGTGAGTAAAGTACATGGGCGCAACCCTAAACTGAACTgctgtgatctccgatccctcaggtggcactgcatcaagaatcctaattcatctataagcgatatcaccacatgggctcaggactattTTAGCAAAAAAATGTAAGTGCCAcggtagttacatccacaaatgccagttaaaaccgTATACTGTGCCAAAAGCAAGTatattaacagtgtccagaagtgctgtaaacttctctgggctcagaggcatcagaaatggaccatcacacagtgtaaACATGTTCTGTGGTCAGATGAACCAGTATTTTTGTggagaaatggacgctgtgtgctccagaccaaagaaaaaaaggatcatccagactgttactaGCAAGTTCAAAAGCTagagtctgtcatggtatggggttgtgtcagtccCTAGAGATTGTGTgatgcattttgaagcacaaaatgcaacaacaaatACCCCATACTATTGCcaaccttaagacttgtttgcatgAAGAATGGGACACAATTACACCTGAATCTCTTCATCACTTATCTTTAGTCCCTAAATGTagtttaagtgttgtgaaaaggtaAATGCTGGTAAATGCTTTATTCttccaagctttttttttttaaatgtgtttcaagaattttggaaaaaaaacaacaaatcatgAGGAACCTATAATAACACCTTTTCtgatagggtatatgccgagcttagctagtgttgttcccatactgataaacttcctgtGACCTGTTATAGTGAGTATTTTTTCCAATTTTAtatgattccttttacagcatcgatgttgtaatgtaattaaaatacaatcagttaaatagactttggcattcatttagttgctcaagcatgaaacaagacaaaaagctgtttactcaatgcgcctgtcagaatcggcagactagcgcagaagctccattgaatatactggggtaaaataaatgctcatattataaagacatggagggaaaaattgtaatttaatgcagtgcttcttgtacaatctgagacccactttatatcggatatcactcggccagtggagattgctgatttttaaagaaaacagaccttaaatgtgctgattttgcaatggcatagagttcactggaagcgctggaaggttactggcaaattaaaagtcctattagcatacttCGACATGTaccctattgtttttttttcaagagcATCCAAAACTTATTTTTCCTTTTTGATGTAGCAGCTTATTTATCTTGTTAAAAAGGAATTACAACATTGTTAAAAAGAGAGGCCCACTTTCCACACTAAAGCTCTTACATATATATTCAAATGTAGTTTTAAtggatattataaataaaaatcacataatacaattatattctatttgaatatatttactgaacatttatttgtaaaatattatttattcattcattcattcattcattcattttcttttcggctcagtccctttattaatgtggggtcgccacagcggaatgaaccgccaacttatccagcatatgttttacacagcggatgcccttccagccacaacccatctctgggaaacatccatacactctcattcacactacagacaatttaggctaccaattcacctgtaccgcatgtctttggactgtgggggaaacaggagcacccggaggaaacccatgcaaacgcaaggagaacatgcaaactccacacagcaaccccaactgacccagctgaggctcgaaccagcgaccttcttgctgtgaggtgacagcacatGGCTGCCCATATAGGTTAGATTTTATAGGTTGGAGATGCCAAAACTACattgattaaataatttatattgttcTCTGATATTTACATAGTAGGTATTTGGCTTAAGTTAAAACAATTCTCCAGAAATGATTTTATATGCCTTTTTAAACCTTTTTAGCTTTAGTGGTGGAGATGTTTATTTTAGCTATAGTGGGTGCTCTTAAATATAAACCCATCAGAGTAACCTATTTTGCTCCCAAGTTATGTTGTAGATAAAATACAGGCACATTTAcaattaaacttgacaaatgaGACCATCAGAGATGTATTGCGTTATATATTTGAAGCTATAACGTAAAAACAATATGTAATTCGTAGTTCAGTTGCACAaaaatttatgattttaaaaaggaggtgtggcacccaaccctgcccctaaatccaaccatcattgggtgatgagcaaatagtactaaattgtacaaatgagattgtacgaatttatacgaattagccactaaatcaaagttacgaattaccATAAGATTGCGTTGAAATTTCATTAAAACGCAATTAATTAATGAACTCTTATTATTTTACTATGCCTATATAGTATCTAGATTTTCTTTATAAGGCACCTTTAATTAGGTAAGTCACCAGAAAACAGGATTTTTTTCTGTAGCCtacttcagaggtcaccacagcgtaatgaaccgccagctattctggcatatgttttacacaaaggatgcccttccagccgcaacctagtactggaaaacacccatacgctctcgcattcacacttacacactatggccaatttagtttattcaactcacctatactgcatgtttttggactgtgggggaaatgcacacaaacacaaggagaacatgcaaactccacacagaaatgccaactgtcccagctggaCTCGAATCAataaccttcttgcagtgaggagACAGTACtacccactgaaccaccatgccaccctgtaGCCAATCAAAGGGGCTATTAATAGTTTaaaagtttatccaattcacctatatgccatgtctttggcctgtggggaaactggagcatctgaAGGAAACCAATacagacatggggagaacatagaACAAACTCCAGTCCACACAGAAAGGACTCCTTTTCCAGTtaattgaaccagcgaccttcatgctctGACGCAGGCATGCTAACCAATGAGCCCTAAcagtttttacattgttttaaagaaaaaaaatattaggaaatactgtggaaaataaTGTCCTtgcttctgttaaacatcacttgtgaaatatttttaaaacaatattttttcacaGTAGTGGTAATTATGACGATAAAAATTCAGATTCACCTAAAGTACTTCTTCTCTGTtgaacatttaaatatgtttaaagaaaTATCAGTGCTTCTCTCCCTTGTGGAATGATGATGCACACTTCTTAAAAATGCATAATACCCTGCCAGATACTTAGATGCCTTgagaaaaaatgtaatatttttaaaacgaaCAATCATTACAGAAAAGCTTTCTCGACTAAGAaagaacataaaaaaaagaaagaaagtaaaagaccattgtttgtattgtttgtaaaATACCAAATACATGGTCATTGTTTAGATACAATTGTGTGATGATAAATATAATACTTCTGAATTTAATAGACACATTCTCTGTAGTCAATTTTCAATAATGTTTGTATCGTATATCTTAATATAACCTTCGCTTTTGAGCTTGAACTTTGTAGCTCACCATCTGTTTATAAAAAACATGCACTGAAACAGGCTATTTTTACATcattaatattgaataaataaataaaataataataactaaacaaGGGGCCTAACGCACTCTCCTGTGGAACTCATATAAAACAGACATCCCAGAAAAGACTCCACTTAAATCAGCCATATCTGACCAGTCAGCAAAATCAAATTGAATCCACTCTCAGGGCTATTAAATTTCATTAACTTTTGGAAGCAGAATATATTAAACCATATCAAATGCATATTGTGCAAATACAACACCATCCCAGATAATTTACCTTGATCACATTTTTTAATATGATCTGTATCATTGTATCTGGGGAACGCAACCTCCTTAAACACTGCCAATCATATTTGTATATTAAACTTATTTTCTTTTAGCTTAATAGATTATATATCACTTTTGTATGTCAGCACTCAagatacatttaatatattttgtatataatttatGATTAAAtgctatatatacagttaaagccagaattattagccgccctttgattttttatttatttcttttttaatatttcgcaaattatgtttagcagagcaaggaaattttcacatctcataatattttttcttctggagaaagtttgtttctttgttttttatttgtttcatttcgttagaataaaatcagttattaatttttttaagcccatttttaggacaaaattattagcccctataagtctacagaacaaaccatcctatacaataacttgcctaattaccctaacctgcctagttaacccaattaacctagttaagcttttaaatgtcactttaagctgtataaaagtgttttgaaaaatatctagtaaaatattttctgtcatcatggcaaagataaaataaatcagttattagaaatgagttattaaaactattatgtttagaaatgtgttgaaaaagtcttctcgccgttaaacagaaatcaggggaaaaaataaacaggggggctaataattcaggggggctaatactcggacttcaactgtataaagatgacagagacatttacaaataaagtaatttaattgaggtacactgtaaacatttaaatttttttatgcctGAAATATTTTAAGATAGATCAACTTAAAATGAACGTTAATGAATTAAAAGTAAATCTTAAGCAATGCAACAGGATTTTGGTTATAAAAGAGAGCTTATTACATGCTATCATCATTGTAACTGTAACTGTATGCCCTCATTAAAAATATCTTATGCTATCAGGGTTCAAGATCACATTTCAGGAgtatcaaatgtaaataaatagtaaatacagggacggacttagtgatttgggggccctaagcaatacCAGGTATGTGGCCCTAGCATTAACACTCTTACTttagatatatagataaatacactgcaggtaaaaatatatattacgcGGAagctttatcttcttaatgtaaaagtaaataacaataaattcacaaaaaaaaaaaaaattcacaaataaaaaaatttaaaaaacagttCACAAATGATATGTAGTCaattagccatatttgtgattagacTTTAAAatttgcatgtgcagtacagAAGGAACATTCCACTAAGCTATTAACTTGGGCCCCTGGTTTTGAAAAGTAATAGCGATACAATTTTAATGgtgattttacaacatatgatagaaaatttataaaagagctacagctgaaatcagaattattaaaccccctttttattttatttttaaaaaaatatttcccaaataaatatttccccttaacagagcaaggaaatctttacagtatgtctgataatatttttttatttcggatagaataaaagcagtttttaatttttttaaaatcattttaaggtcaaaattattagcccctttatgctatattttttgacgatagtctacagaacaaaccatcattatacaataacttgcctaattaccctgacctgcctagttaacctaattaacctagttaagcctttaaatgtcatattaagctgcatagaagtgtcttgaaaaatatctagttaaatattatttactgtcatcatggcaaagataaaataaatcaattagaaatgagttcttaaaacttttatgtttagaaatgtgctgaaaaaaatctctctgttaaacagaaattggggaaaaattaaataggggggctaataattcagggggtctaataattctgacttcaactgtatatgattaaTATTGGCTTCTTAGCATTGTTCGGGGCCCCCTAATTCCcatggggccctaagcagctgcttacctcgcttattggttaagtccaccccTGAGTAAATAGAAACAATTAgtaaatagaaacaaaataagaACTAACTTAAAAATGTATCATTGCAGCATTAAGTGTAGTTATATATATCAAAaaacaacattgcttttttttgtgaaactttattttgtgaaactttgcttttttgttacaacattgctttttttttgtaatgtattgAACTTGTTTTAATTGTTGAACCACTTTGTTACTAATAATtccctgtaaaaaatgcagggttccacaaaattccttcatgttgtcacaacacaaattaagttaacttaatcgtttttacaaatttaagtggattgaacataaatcaactTTACTACTTTATTCCAAAAATAAACTCAAGCATTGTGTTGTTTCGGCTTATTTTAACTAAGTAGGTTTAACAAACAGAAAGCATCATTTTTTAAGTGTTAAATCCTTTTAACGATGTTAAATTACTGTTTTTCATAAAGCACTGTAGAAGGTAACTTTTTTGGCATCACATATGGTACTACTGTTTACTACAGTAGTAGAAAACATCTGTACTACATTTTTTTGAACTGTATTAATATACCATggcaaaagtttatttataatggCAAAATATTTCATGGCAAAATCACAGCTTCTATTACTAATTTATGTATGAAATTATCGtagtttttgaataaaaaatgccATATCTATTTGAACATCTAATTGAACATGTAAATGCATTCTATATCATTGTTCTTTCAAGTGTGACACTTGCCATCTTTCCAAGTCATTTGTTGCTTTTATAACTCTTTCCTAAACATTAAATacgtaatctttaaaataaatacataatcgttaaaatctttttttcaaattcttacattttattaaactaattcTAGTTTTATTCTATTAAActactaattaattaatcaaacaaaATGAGTATGGACAAAATCCACTGCAGAGGAAACAGAAGTTTACATCTAGATAAATTCAGACTGCTTAATGACCAGGGGTTGAATGTTGAATGAAAAGATACTTTTACACATGAAATAGAACAAGCTAGTCACAATGAATGGGTCACTGAATTGATCAGTTCAAAATCACGCTCCTCAGGGATGCACTAATTTCTTGCTGTTGTCTTTGTTTTAACCTACAGTATTTCCCCCAAATAGTAAATTAACAAACCAAGATTTCTCCAAAAACTTTTAATATGAATCTTACTATGCGATTTATATTCCACAATAAGGTAAAGAAACACAAGACATTTACTTAATGCAAATAGCAGGATTGTGTGTAACCAATTTTCGAAGGCTTCATAAGGAGCTTAGTCATTTTTTCCCTAGACATTTACAGACAGAGGTCCCAAACAAAACGTAGCAGAaaaattaaaaggatagttcaccaaaaaaaattacaattctgttattatttacccACCTGTTACACACCAGTTTGAGTTAGATTTTTCTTTCATAAGCATAAAAAAAGACAATTGGAATTATTttggagacctgtaaccattggctttcaaaataggaaaaacaaatactatggaaggttAAAGGTTTCCAATATATCCgcttttgtggtcaacagaacaaaaacactatttgaaacaagtaaagattgAGTAAACAGTGATGgtttatatttttgggtgaacaatctctttaaGTGCATCATAAAACCTTGGAAACCATCGACTTATATTGTTCCCAGTCTAAATACATGTAACCTCATTGTTGATTAATGAATGCAAGCAGACACGTTGACAAAAAGTTTATTTAACATTCGTTCAATCAAACATATCAGGTGAAGAAAGGACAAAACGTGTACCAGGAACTGGCTCTACTGGAGGTTGTGGATCATCTCTTCTTTGGCAATGAGATGAGTGGTTTTGTTGACCAGAGACATGAGAGAGTTCAATTTTTGAGACCAGTCATTCAGAAGATCGTTAGGGTCTTTCGGCCGCTGGAAATTTATAATGCCAGCGAGGCGGTCCACTTTTGCATAGATGGTCTTGTTGACAACCAAGTTTGATAAGAACTCCTCTGATTCCTACAAGAACAGACATGAATGTTGAAAACTAGTATTTTGTTCAATTGTTTTAAATCCTGATTCCTACTTATCACTGTGAAAAAAACTCTCTCTAACAAATGGAGAAAATCATCAGAACTCACATCAATAGAGAGGTCGAGCAGTGCTGCCATTCTCCCCATTGTGATGCTTGTGTAATATTTTGCCATTATTCTGATGTTCTGGTAATGGAGAAACACAATTTTTCATTTCAATGACAGAAATATGACATTTATATTTAATGATTTGCCAGATGTTTTTAATCCAACCACAAATTTCAACATAACAAATCATAAGTCAAATACAGAGaagaaacaacaacaagaaaagtAGATTAGTGATTAGCCAAAACATATTGTACCTATTGAAACATTTATGCATTGTATATGGTGACCAAATAATTACCCCTGATAAATTGTTCAATTCATGCAGATTATGTTCCATATTTTTCCATAATTGTATTAGGGCAGAAGTGAAAAGCAATCAAGTTCCTAAAACTTTGTACACAGTTCACTCGCATTACTTTtttctagggctgtgcgatttgggaaaatatctaattgtgatttttctgacagatattgtaattgtaatttaattttatagtcaAGATTCAGCTTCTTGCTGATGTGAGTGTAACTGCGAAAACATATTAACTTACGCCAACATTTACTAGACGGAGTGTCATTGGCAATACTATCAGTTAAATTTTTatgcaagacactcctcatatggccacctgtggtgctttttttaggtgctggttgttgtatttcctcatgatGTGGCAACGCACAGCCCTACTTTTTGCTATAATAAAATCCAAAATCTTAAACCTGGGCACAGCTAATAACTAAGTTTGAATGTTTTTCGGATGGGAATAATGCTGATGTTTGCATATAggatatacatactgtacatgcatgaccatttacactgaaaaaaattatgtctgctgaattgttgcaagcaatttatgtgttaaattaaaacaaattaaatttagtactgttcaacttaatttgtttgtttaaattaggtccaaataaattgtttacaaccacttaaaaaaattaagtaaaccaAAAGAATCATCATCTTTTTTTCAGTCTAGGTACTAGTATAAAAGTAGACACCGTTAAGCCTTTAAAGCTATGCTTGCATACAAATAACTGGAATTTTGGAATGCTATAATTTGGCATAAATGCAAAAGTCATTTAGTGTGGAAAAGCATCTGCTCTGAGTTTGTAGCATGTGTTTGCGGATTTGAGAATGTAATGTGCAACACCGATTTCACCATTCTGTAATGAGAAGAaaccaaataattaaattaaatcctAGAAATCTGAATTTCTGCTCCTAACCTGATCATAAACGCTTAAACCCACTTATTTCGATTTTTAGGAACCCTTCATAAATCTTTAAAGCACCCTGcacatttctgtaaaataaatataatagagcCTTGATGGTTTAACATAATTATTGTACATTAATATGGATTAATATTGGTAGCATtatacaacactttgttaatttTAACTAAATAGATAGATCTCATACAGTACTGCATGGCTTCAGAGTCCAGTGGTTCAACTTTATGGtacagggtggattactgtaatggattcCTCACTGGCCTTCTCTAAAAGACAGTCAGCTCATCCATAACACTGCTGCCTGGATTCTGACGAGAACCAGAAAATCCAAGCACATTACACCTATTCTCAGGTCTttgcactggctcccagttacttTTAGaacagattttaaagtattactccTTGTcctttaaatcactaaatggcctaggacctcaatacattatagatatgctcactatcctaacagatcactcagatcattaggatcaaataaattagaaattacaaGAGTTACTCAAAGCAGGGTGCATCCACCTTCAGCTACCGCTATGCACCCTGCTGCTGAaaccagcttccagaaatgatcagatgtgctccaacattaggcacattcaaatcaagactgaaaacacatctgtttagctgtgcctttaccgaatgagcactgtgctacatcgcacaattatgtctttcttttctttttcatgcttttataacctattttaacacattttaatctgtttataatcctttttcttttaatcattttattttcttgtgcCTTTtaatcttgtttatgtaaagcactttgaattaccattgtgtatgaaatgtgctatataaataaactttattgtcccCGAAGGGCAATTTGGTTCACTGCAATAGCCGACAGTTGACAGCAACAAGTCACACTcgacaacataaaataacagtaaacaatACAATAATCACTTAAAGCTTGTTTAGTAACCCAACTGCAGTTGgaacaaatgaatacaaatatctGTTGGACCTTGCCCGTCGAGAATAAGTATACCTTCTGCCTGATGGCAAGaaacaaaactttaaataaagtggGTGGTTCTCATCTGCTAAAATGGACATAGCCTTCTTTATGACTCTCTCCTCATACACTTGTCCAATACTGTTAAGATTTATGCCCAAGATCTTTTGAGATTGATGAACAATTTCTAAAAGTCTGTTTTTACTTGTCACCCTCAAATTACCATACCAGCATATTACTGAAAAATTAAGAGACTCAATAAAAGAACTAAATGTACTAAGAAGAGGCCTATCCACATTAAACCCCTTCAACTTCCTCGAGACTTACTCATCTTGCCTTGCCTACTGTGCATCAAATGCTAAATATTTCTGGCTTcctattttacaaaaaataaaacaaaactcacATGTTCTACCACTCTGTTTTTCAGATCTTTCCATCTCTTCTCCCCCTCTTCTGTGCAGGTGAAGACATCAGTGTCTGGAGTTCCCATGGAACCCTCCCTCAGTTCCTTCCCATAATCCTCCACTACAGATGACCAGCGCATCAGCTCCATGGTGGTGAATTGTTTTAGGAGATCCCTATACCAAAAAGGAAGACGACAGATCAACTCCTCCACCTGCAACCTCTATATTACGCTTATGACTCAAATAAACCAAATCACATCTCTGAGCTCTTGTCAAAAACATGTAGTGTTTTTAATTGTCTAATTACCTGTATTTGGGTATATCCTCTAGTTTCTTGTCAGTGCTGATTCTATGAACCAAATCAGACTGTTCATTGTCGTACGGTGCCAAAATCACATAGAGCACAACACTCTTCAGagcctgaaataaaataaaagaacagaCCAGACAGCAAATTAAGCAAACAGTAaagctaaatattaaatataatgtgtAAGACAGGGATTATAATGCAAACAAGGTACCTGCTGCCATTTGGATGAGTCTTCCAGGATACAAGGAGTGTCATATATGGCTCTGTAGTGTTTACATATGGACAAGTAGGAGCCCTCATGCTGATCAACTTGAATCATCAGATTATAATATTTCAATTTCAATTCCTACACATTAAAAGAAAGCAAAAcgttacattaaaattaaaatgaatttcttTCTAAAGATTATGAATTAAAAGTTCTTCAAAAAAAAAGGATGCAAACCTCAGTGCCTTCCTCTTGGAAGAACTTTGTGTTGATTTTTTTGCTAATGATCTGTGTGCGTATGTAGTCCTTGACAGCAATACACAGCCTCATCTGCTCCAGAATGAACTCCGCCTTCTCTTTCTTCTCCATTGAACCATATGTCTCGACCTGCAGAGAATGCATGAGAAATGtggatttaaaaatgcattgggTTTAACAAAAAGCTCATTTAGGCTGAGACACTGGATCAAACACGTAAACTTCACTTTTATAAATGTA
Above is a window of Danio aesculapii chromosome 6, fDanAes4.1, whole genome shotgun sequence DNA encoding:
- the psmd12 gene encoding 26S proteasome non-ATPase regulatory subunit 12 — protein: MSDDRAERSDGRIVKMEVDYSATVDERLPECEKMASDGRLQEAVESLLSLEKQTRTASDMVSTSRILVAIVQLCYDAKDWDALNENIMLLSKRRSQLKQAVAKMVQECYKYVDAMSDLSIKLRLIDTLRTVTAGKIYVEIERARLTKTLAQIKEQSGDVKEAAAILQELQVETYGSMEKKEKAEFILEQMRLCIAVKDYIRTQIISKKINTKFFQEEGTEELKLKYYNLMIQVDQHEGSYLSICKHYRAIYDTPCILEDSSKWQQALKSVVLYVILAPYDNEQSDLVHRISTDKKLEDIPKYRDLLKQFTTMELMRWSSVVEDYGKELREGSMGTPDTDVFTCTEEGEKRWKDLKNRVVEHNIRIMAKYYTSITMGRMAALLDLSIDESEEFLSNLVVNKTIYAKVDRLAGIINFQRPKDPNDLLNDWSQKLNSLMSLVNKTTHLIAKEEMIHNLQ